Proteins from a single region of Clupea harengus chromosome 5, Ch_v2.0.2, whole genome shotgun sequence:
- the odad1 gene encoding coiled-coil domain-containing protein 114, with protein MPRGRSASSFRSESSDIDIDGIADTEMVKLQRQFRIMEGDRKAYSIQSQELIRKQRVEIERLRKEQDELQKSLGASKSASRRQQDSEDAEQLRSHLTQKDEVEEQMEKERQNQADLQQEMSEMHRKLEEVRRGEVSIAHSLTDKANHTQKATRTLENKLDRALTRFSEQLTRNSRLREELETLRVERLRFQQLHRRLEKELLEIRRDIGDVISMSTAAYDARVEAQTKMTMLKEKAVKDLVQYSAEMKELERVIAHERRLKEFMSTKCNERSTQDEGQDIGSKQEMKDQRRTESGEDSAETLQEVFCKIRSVTGEDDLDVLVTKFIQVEDRNFALFNYVNEQNNHAEALRDEINQTKEELEQFRLAGQQQEEEHHVVLREVEEQQREAQAQAQEHEALANAVSKILDQIKTGVNSLFQQIDCDRAVLEDLLGSSSGIRDNNIMTYLGQVEQRANELLTVQAYVNSKDLDQDYDPKEVAQVLLGQNPELQKQNISIQPPVTRDDYDTEESPLTDEDERPLTQEELRQRILKGVLRREGGPRSSGGRDVKASRISTILSSRLRVVTET; from the exons ATGCCACGAGGAAGGTCGGCCTCAAGTTTCCGCTCCGAGAGCAGCGATATTGATATCGACGGAATTG CTGACACGGAGATGGTCAAACTCCAGAGACAGTTCCGTATCATGGAAGGAGACCGAAAGGCCTACAGCATCCAGTCACAGGAGCTCATACGCAAGCAACG TGTGGAGATTGAGCGTTTGCGGAAAGAGCAGGATGAACTGCAGAAGAGTCTGGGAGCGTCCAAGAGTGCATCCCGGCGTCAGCAGGACAGTGAGGATGCAGAGCAACTGCGCTCTCACCTAACACAGAAGGACGAGGTAGAGGaacagatggagaaggagaggcagaacCAAGCAGATCTACAGCAAGAG ATGTCAGAGATGCATAGGAAGCTGGAGGAAGTGAGGCGGGGAGAGGTGAGCATCGCTCACAGTCTCACAGACAAGGCCAATCACACGCAGAAGGCCACCCGCACATTGGAGAACAAACTGGACCGG GCCCTCACTCGCTTCAGTGAGCAGCTGACAAGGAACAGCCGCCTGAGGGAGGAGTTGGAAACGCTACGCGTGGAACGCCTACGCTTCCAGCAGCTGCATCGCCGACTGgagaag GAGTTACTGGAGATTCGCAGGGATATTGGAGACGTCATCAGCATGTCCACAGCTGCTTATGATGCCAG GGTGGAGGCCCAGACTAAGATGACCATGCTGAAAGAGAAAGCAGTCAAGGACCTGGTGCAGTACAGCGCTGAGAtgaaggagctggagagggtCATCGCACACGAACGCCGCCTCAAGGAGTTCATGAGCACCAAGTGTAACGAGAGGAGCACCCAGGATGAGGGCCAGGACATAGGCAGcaagcaag AGATGAAGGACCAGAGAAGGACAGAGTCAGGAGAGGACAGTGCGGAGACTCTTCAGGAAGTGTTCTGCAAGATCCGGAGCGTGACGGGAGAGGACGATTTGGACGTGTTGGTGACTAAGTTCATTCAGG TGGAAGACCGGAACTTTGCTCTCTTCAACTACGTCAATGAGCAGAACAACCATGCTGAGGCTCTCAGAGATGAAATTAATCAG accaAAGAAGAACTGGAGCAGTTCCGTCTGGCAGGGcagcagcaggaagaggagCACCATGTCGTgctgagggaggtggaggagcagcagagggaggctcaggcccaggcccaggagCACGAGGCCCTGGCCAACGCTGTCAGCAAGATCCTGGACCAGATCAAGACTG GAGTCAACAGTTTGTTCCAGCAGATCGACTGTGATCGCGCTGTTCTTGAGGACCTGCTCGGCTCCTCCTCAGGCATCAGGGACAACAACATCATGACATACCTGGGCCAGGTGGAGCAGAGAGCCAATGAGCTGCTCACTGTGCAAGCCTATGTCAACTCTAAG GATTTGGACCAAGATTATGACCCAAAGGAGGTGGCTCAGGTTCTGTTGGGTCAGAATCCAGAACTGCAGAAGCAGAATATCTCCATCCAGCCCCCAGTAACACG GGATGACTATGACACTGAGGAATCTCCACTTACCGATGAAGATGAGCGCCCTTTGACCCAGGAAGAACTCCGTCAGCGCATCCTGAAAGGG GTTCTACGCAGAGAGGGTGGCCCTCGCAGCAGCGGAGGGAGGGACGTGAAGGCCTCCCGGATCAGCACCATCCTCAGCAGCCGCTTGCGTGTCGTCACAGAGACCTGA
- the LOC105909852 gene encoding trichohyalin-like, with protein sequence MERKEEYRLRHTEERQREIEQKREIDLQKAAEAEKLKEAERSMKYKNESELQQMEEKWKAIAQQKENEWKERCEQMEKQRKEAESRRMVEEAKREEERLQEVEREKLSKQLQTEKDKQKRGDSFLETQRMEMEEREREMEERERDMGQKELKMEREEEKRLRHIEERQREIALKQEMELQKAAEAEILKEAERSMKDRNESELRQMDEKWKATGQQKDNEGKERCEQIEKQRKEAKSRQMVEEAKREEEKLQEVEREKLQNQLQTDEKTSAPGINSGQPFKSKWQIRLEKEKEKQREARRNAGERQRKAQEAWKEELKRREEKRKKDEEEKYWSQHPEEWRKLQEELAIKKEDERRLQLEKKWEEETRRMEERKKREQKIEDEMRRERERQRETKRQEEIEKQEIEMQRQLEFEKQKKLERQRELDMEREREQEMERERKQEIQRQTEKEEMARKRQEEEMEGQTEMEQREEEGRLTETDDDGSEDHQTQDGTVAQDKSKRRRFLGWVNKKVKKRNETKIEKTIKREEEESDGLTFHRKYPINL encoded by the coding sequence atggagagaaaagaagagtatAGGCTGAGGCATActgaggagagacaaagagagattgagCAAAAACGAGAAATAGACTTACAAAaggcagcagaggcagagaaacTCAAGGAAGCTGAGAGAAGCATGAAATACAAAAATGAGTCTGAGCTGCAACAAATGGAGGAAAAGTGGAAGGCAATTGCTCAGCAAAAGGAGAATGAGTGGAAAGAAAGATGTGAACAAATGGAGAAACAaaggaaagaggcagagagtagaCGGATGGTGGAAGAAgccaagagagaggaagagagattgcaagaggtagaaagagaaaaactTTCAAAGCAGCTTCAAACTGAAAAGGATAAACAAAAAAGGGGAGATAGTTTCCTGGAGACCCAAAGAATggaaatggaggagagagaacgagagatggaggagagagaacgagatatGGGACAGAAagagttgaagatggagagagaagaagagaaaagactgAGGCACattgaagagagacaaagagagattgCGCTAAAACAAGAAATGGAATTACAAAaggcagcagaggcagagataCTCAAGGAAGCTGAGAGAAGCATGAAAGACAGAAATGAGTCCGAGCTGCGACAAATGGATGAAAAGTGGAAGGCAACTGGTCAGCAAAAGGATaatgaggggaaagagagatgtgaacaAATAGAGAAACAAAGGAAAGAGGCAAAGAGTAGACAGATGGTGGAAGaagcaaagagagaggaagagaaattgcaagaggtagaaagagaaaaactTCAAAACCAGCTTCAAACTGATGAAAAAACTAGTGCACCGGGAATAAATTCTGGACAGCCTTTCAAATCAAAATGGCAAATACgtctggagaaagagaaggagaaacagagagaggcaaggagaaatgcaggtgagaggcagagaaaggcaCAAGAGGCATGGAAAGAAGAGcttaaaaggagagaggagaagagaaagaaagatgaagaggagaagtACTGGTCTCAACACCCAGAGGAATGGCGCAAGCTCCAGGAAGAGCTAGCCATCAAGAAAGAGGACGAACGACGACTGCAGCTGGAGAAAAAATGGGAAGAAGAGACAAGGAggatggaagagagaaagaaaagagagcaaAAAATTGAGGATGAGATGAGACGTGAGAGGGAAAGGCAGCGAGAGACTAAGCGACAGGAGGAAATAGAGAAACAGGAGATTGAAATGCAACGCCAACTAGAATTCGAAAAACAGAAGAAAttggaaagacagagggaactggacatggaaagagagagagaacaggaaatggaaagagagagaaaacaggaaattcagagacaaacagaaaaagaagaaatggcaagaaaaagacaagaggaagaaatggagggacagacagagatggaacaacgggaggaggagggaagattGACAGAAACCGATGATGACGGGAGTGAAGATCATCAAACCCAGGATGGGACGGTAGCCCAAGATAAGAGTAAAAGAAGAAGATTCCTTGGATGGGTCAATAAAAAggtgaaaaagagaaatgagacaAAAATTGAGAAGACTAtcaagagggaagaggaggaaagtgatGGATTAACCTTTCACCGTAAGTACCCAATAAATCTGTAA
- the LOC122132885 gene encoding trichohyalin-like: protein MRASQVMAHAEQNEMDISLEERKRQVTKELKEFTREVNKVLDGVSDPDSEESESGNVSVSDEYTTESVWEMDMKAKKARSRQEMDRLKQDKRQRDVERERELERKRELKRLQRAKREQQVVEERGGEQQMNIKAKQKAERQREMAIQQEQELSHDIEKLIQIIQEGSGTDKRLHDMARKELEGLQKAEIYYQNKKRRALERQQTEQLQIQQRQERERRREEERGAAFTRDIEKLVGYEWAGPWGIGQSYGCALGRKTVSVFKTCM, encoded by the exons ATGAGGGCTAGTCAGGTGATGGCGCATGCTGAGCAGAACGAGATGGATATCAGcttagaagagaggaaaagacaagtgacgaaggagctgaaggagtttACGAGAGAGGTCAACAAGGTGCTAGATGGAGTCTCCGACCCAGACTCGGAGGAGTCTGAGTCCGGAAATGTTTCTGTGTCCGATGAATACACCACAGAAAGTGTATGGGAAATGGATATGAAAGCCAAGAAAGCAAGAAGTAGACAAGAGATGGACAGACTTAAGCAGGACAAAAGACAACGTGATGtcgaaagggagagagagctggagaggaagagagagttgaAGAGACTTCAGCGGGCGAAGCGAGAGCAGCAGgtagtggaagagagaggaggagagcagcagaTGAACATCAAGGCCAAGcagaaggcagagagacagagagagatggcaatACAGCAAGAGCAGGAGTTGTCCCATGACATCGAAAAATTAATACAAATTATCCAGGAGGGGTCAGGAACGGACAAGAGACTGCACGACATG GCTCGCAAGGAGTTGGAGGGGCTACAAAAAGCTGAAATTTACTACCAAAACAAGAAAAGGAGAGCCCTGGAGAGACAACAAACAGAACAGTTGCAAATACAGCagagacaagaaagagagagaaggagggaggaagagagaggggccgCTTTCACAAGAGATATTGAAAAATTGGTCGGATACGAGTGGGCAGGACCGTGGGGCATTGGCCAATCTTATGGATGTGCTCTTGGCAGGAAGACGGTAAGTGTCTTTAAAACATGCATGTGA